A stretch of Tigriopus californicus strain San Diego chromosome 11, Tcal_SD_v2.1, whole genome shotgun sequence DNA encodes these proteins:
- the LOC131890120 gene encoding dual specificity tyrosine-phosphorylation-regulated kinase 1B-like — MDPCSASGSSATHVLMPHNGLPSPSHRLPPPQSYAPVPALTPVNDPSNLSSPMWPPHHGGGVSLGLIDPPPESGVTSGPGVRPIGLMLHPQVTPVSSLSLTPVHSSSIALSGGSGSSDTGLMSSALSSSTSMASTGLHSGEGPDRLPPSMLTSFTSPSLALELPMVYASPAIGPHSRLMSTGLSSSAAHHGPPEAHFSMSGVPPGSSIGRLNSALDPRQPKPHYPTLGAHPGGSGPLVNLHSVMGAPASSSMMSGLAAGPSTSVAHSTSSSALDMIGGMTLFSPEKGRLPATEAMAGSSTAHSLIAHHFHECVPNANRGSRTVSGHGIALNPPPPGGSDKPRQFRDPRSAPLRKLSVDLIKTYKHINEVYYAKKKRRAQQAQVEDSTHHRKKERKLYNDGFDDEHHDYIIKTHERFLDRYEIDSLIGKGSFGQVVKAFDHEERCHVAIKIIKNKKPFLIQAQIEVRLLETLNRTDCEDKYHVVKLKHHFMWRNHLCLVFELLSYNLYDLLRNTNFRGVSLNLTRKFAQQITTALLFLSWPELKIIHCDLKPENILLCNPKRSAIKIVDFGSSCQLGQRIYQYIQSRFYRSPEVLLGIPYDLSIDMWSLGCILVEMHTGEPLFSGANEVDQMNKIVEVLGIPPKYILDKAPKAKKFFQRLPDGSHTLIVSKDGKKYRAPTSRKLHDIIGVESGGPGGRRIGEPGHSVADYLKFKDLILRMLDYDPKARITPYYALQHNFFKRSPDDNSGTWGAP; from the coding sequence ATGGACCCATGTTCTGCCAGTGGGTCGAGTGCCACTCATGTCTTGATGCCGCACAATGGGCTGCCCTCGCCCTCGCACCGCCTCCCGCCTCCTCAGTCTTACGCCCCCGTCCCCGCCCTTACTCCCGTCAACGACCCGTCTAATTTGTCCAGCCCCATGTGGCCCCCGCATCACGGTGGTGGAGTTAGTCTAGGGTTGATCGATCCTCCACCGGAATCGGGTGTGACCAGTGGTCCGGGGGTGCGGCCCATCGGCCTCATGCTTCATCCACAAGTCACGCCCGTGTCCAGTTTGAGTCTGACGCCGGTTCACAGTTCGTCGATCGCGTTATCCGGGGGTAGCGGCTCGTCTGACACGGGATTGATGTCGAGTGCCCTCTCATCCAGCACGTCTATGGCTTCTACCGGACTTCATTCGGGAGAAGGGCCAGATCGACTCCCGCCCTCCATGTTGACCTCGTTCACTTCGCCCAGTTTGGCACTGGAACTACCCATGGTGTATGCCTCGCCCGCCATTGGCCCGCACTCGCGCTTAATGTCCACCGGCCTTAGTTCGTCGGCCGCTCATCACGGGCCGCCCGAGGCTCACTTTTCGATGAGCGGTGTTCCACCCGGGAGCTCGATTGGTCGCTTGAATTCTGCTCTCGACCCTAGGCAACCCAAGCCTCATTACCCTACCCTTGGCGCTCACCCGGGTGGGTCTGGTCCGCTCGTGAATCTTCATTCAGTAATGGGGGCGCCCGCATCGTCTTCCATGATGTCCGGACTCGCGGCCGGCCCTTCCACTTCGGTGGCTCATTCAACGTCATCGTCAGCTTTGGATATGATCGGCGGCATGACCCTATTCAGTCCCGAGAAAGGCCGGCTGCCCGCTACTGAGGCTATGGCTGGCTCATCCACCGCTCATTCTTTGATAGCCCACCATTTTCATGAATGCGTGCCCAACGCCAATCGAGGGTCCCGCACTGTCAGTGGTCACGGTATAGCGTTGAATCCGCCACCCCCAGGTGGTTCGGATAAGCCACGTCAATTCCGTGATCCTCGCTCGGCTCCACTTCGGAAGTTGTCGGTGGATCTGATCAAGACCTACAAGCACATAAACGAGGTGTACTACGCCAAGAAAAAGCGACGGGCCCAACAAGCCCAGGTTGAGGACTCCACTCATCATCGGAAGAAGGAGCGCAAGCTTTACAACGATGGATTTGACGATGAGCATCATGACTACATTATCAAAACCCACGAACGGTTTCTGGACCGATATGAGATCGACTCGCTGATTGGCAAAGGCTCCTTTGGCCAAGTTGTGAAGGCCTTTGACCACGAGGAACGTTGTCACGTTGCCATCAAGatcatcaagaacaagaaaccCTTCCTAATTCAAGCTCAGATTGAAGTCCGTCTTTTAGAAACTCTCAATCGAACAGATTGTGAAGACAAATACCACGTGGTGAAACTCAAGCACCACTTCATGTGGAGAAACCATTTGTGTTTAGTGTTCGAGCTACTATCCTATAATCTCTACGACTTACTCAGGAATACGAACTTTCGCGGGGTGTCGCTGAATTTGACGCGAAAATTTGCCCAGCAAATCACCACCGCTTTGTTATTCCTGTCTTGGCCggaattgaaaataatccACTGTGATCTAAAGCCGGAGAATATCCTTCTCTGCAATCCCAAGCGGTCTGCCATCAAGATTGTCGACTTTGGCTCGTCGTGTCAATTGGGGCAACGCATTTACCAGTATATCCAATCGCGGTTCTATCGCTCGCCAGAGGTCCTACTGGGAATTCCTTACGACCTGTCCATCGACATGTGGTCCCTAGGATGCATTCTCGTCGAGATGCATACGGGGGAGCCACTCTTTTCAGGAGCCAATGAAGTGGACCAAATGAACAAGATCGTGGAGGTGCTCGGCATCCCACCCAAGTACATCCTTGATAAAGCCCCTAAAGCCAAAAAGTTCTTCCAGAGGCTTCCGGACGGATCACATACGCTTATCGTGTCAAAAGACGGAAAGAAATATCGAGCTCCTACTTCCAGGAAACTTCACGATATCATTGGTGTCGAGAGTGGGGGCCCCGGGGGAAGGCGAATAGGCGAACCTGGGCACAGTGTGGCAGATtatctcaaattcaaagacCTCATCTTGAGAATGCTCGACTACGATCCTAAAGCCAGGATCACGCCCTACTATGCCTTGCAACATAATTTCTTCAAGCGCTCCCCGGATGATAATTCGGGGACTTGGGGTGCCCCTTAA
- the LOC131890127 gene encoding homeobox protein SIX6-like — MESIHGGKNDPTPVDYLHPRPSLQLPTLNFSVQQVATVCETLEESGDIERLGRFLWSLPVAHPNTEELNSNESVLRAKAIVAFHLGNFKELYRILESTRFTSKDSHLKLQTLWLEAHYLEAEKMRGRPLGPVDKYRVRKKYPLPRTIWDGEQKTHCFKERTRSLLREWYLQDPYPNPGKKRELAQATGLTPTQVGNWFKNRRQRDRAAAAKNRFNQGCSGDDSKDGDRVDLGSDDSDSELDIEGTTNMSDHSSEASPKEQLEASTTKENESQKDWSKPDHHHPHHHSTSNLHGLFVPFFPNNHNLAYPYPFQQHLFLNKD, encoded by the exons atggagagcaTCCATGGAGGCAAAAATGACCCTACTCCAGTGGATTATCTTCATCCCAGACCTAGTTTACAATTGCCCACGTTAAATTTTTCGGTGCAGCAAGTGGCAACAGTGTGTGAAACTTTAGAAGAAAGTGGTGATATTGAGCGGCTGGGTCGGTTTCTATGGTCCTTACCCGTGGCTCATCCGAACACAGAAGAGCTCAACAGTAATGAATCGGTCCTTCGAGCCAAGGCCATTGTGGCGTTTCATTTGGGAAATTTCAAGGAGCTCTACAGAATCCTCGAATCCACACGGTTCACTTCCAAGGACTCCCACCTCAAACTCCAGACTTTGTGGCTGGAGGCTCACTACCTGGAGGCCGAAAAGATGAGGGGCCGACCCCTGGGGCCAGTTGACAAATACAGAGTGAGGAAAAAGTACCCCTTGCCCCGAACCATCTGGGACGGTGAGCAGAAGACCCATTGCTTCAAAGAACGGACACGCAGTTTACTCAGAGAGTGGTATCTCCAAGACCCGTATCCGAATCCGGGTAAAAAGCGTGAACTCGCCCAAGCCACGGGACTTACTCCAACCCAAGTGGGAAACTGGTTCAAAAACAGAAGACAAAGAGACAGAGCAGCGGCGGCAAAAAATAG ATTCAATCAAGGTTGCAGCGGTGACGATTCGAAAGATGGCGACCGCGTGGACTTGGGAAGCGACGATTCGGACTCGGAGCTCGATATTGAGGGCACCACGAATATGTCGGACCATTCGAGTGAGGCCTCTCCTAAGGAACAGCTCGAGGCAAGCACCACAAAAGAAAACGAGTCTCAAAAGGATTGGTCCAAACCCGACCACCATCACCCGCATCATCATTCGACGAGCAATCTTCATGGATTGTTTGTACCCTTCTTCCCAAATAATCACAATCTAGCCTATCCATATCCCTTTCAGCAACATCTCTTCCTCAATAAGGATTGA